ACCAGGACCCCAGGCCTGTTTCCCTTCTAGAGAAGCACCCATGGTTGGTCTCAGACAGAGACGTAGGTTTGGGACAgactccttccctccttccctccccacttccGCTCACCCGCCCATCAGCCCCCACCTACAAGACCCAGCGGGAGGTGCTGGGTCCAGGGATTTAACAAGCCACAGACCTCTCCCcagtggggtggggcggggcagggaggagacCACAAAACACGCCCTCCCTTAATTTTCCCTCCGCCTAATCCCCATGCCTGGGTGAGGCAGCAGGGTCATTACCAAGGCCCCAGCATCCCCAAATCTGTGGCCCTGCCTCCCACTGCTGGCCCCCATACAGGCTGGTGAGCGTGGCAGGCCCCACACACCTGCTCCGTCACTCCCACACCTCGGTCCAGATGGCCCCGTggtagggatggggtgggggccggggcgTGCTGAGCCGAAAGGGCTGGCCTACCTGCTTGCTGGGGTATTTGGGGGGATTGGTGCGGTAGCTGTAGTCGGAGTACTGCTCAGAGCCCGTGGACGTGGTGTCCCCCGTGCCCACAAATGTGTTTGCAGGCGGCAGGTCCTGTACCACCTGGTGCTTCTTGGAGGCCGAGGGGGACTGGGGCTGCAGCTGGATGGAAGGCAGTGGGGAGTTGGAGCGGTAGTGGCGGCCCAGGTCAGGGCTGCCTGGTGGGTAGTTGAGGGGCAGGTGGATGCGGGGACTGTCCCCAGGGGCATCACTCATCAAGTTGAACTTGAGGGACTTCTGCAGCCCGgcctcatcctcatcctccaccGGCTTCACGGGCTTCGGGGATTTGCTCTTCTTGCCCTTGCTTTTGTTTCCCTTGGAGGCTTTGCCGCTGGGCTTGGGGGCGTACAGGTCCTTGGTCTCCTTCTTACCAGCCTGGTAGCCACTCTTGGCCTCCCGCTGCCGGCAGTAGCGCACCAACACTGCCAGGGCGATGAGCAGGGCCACGGCCACCACACCGGCCACGACACCAAAGAGGATGTTGCCACGCTGCTTGGAGCGCTCATATTCCGGGTCCCCAGCAATGTCGATATCCAGCGGCGTGTCCAGGCTGTGGCCCAGGAGGGTCTCCAGCAGTGTGCGGTTGGCCAGGGTCTCATTGACATAAAGGTGGACCAAGGCCGTGCCATAACGTGGGGGCTTCCCACGGTCACTGACCTTCACCACTAGGCGGTGTAGCCCATGGTGGCGCCGCTCAATCTCCTTCTCCAGGGTGATGGCACCTGAATGTGACCCAATCTGGAAGAGTCCATAAGGGTTGCCACCAGTGATGCTGTAGGTCAGCTCAGCATTGACACCAGAGTCAAAGTCCTCGGCTGTCACCTGGCTGACCGTCTCACCAAGACGTGTCTGGGGGGTCAGCAGCCGGTGGGAGGTGTTGGAGGGGGCGGTGATAAAGGGTGCATTGTCATTCTCATCCAGCACATTGATAGTGACGCCAACATAAGCTGAGCGAGGTGGGACGCCACCGTCCACTGCTTTCAGCTGGAAGGTGTACGTGCTTTGGTGCTCTCGGTCGAAGCTCAGGCTGGAGAGGATGGTGCCTGTGCCATTCTGGATAACAAAGTCACCATTGTCCTGCTCCACAGAGAGCTGGACCCGGGCATTCTCCCCCTTGTCTCCATCAATGACAGTCACCATGCCCACTGGACTCAGCGCTGGCATGTTCTCCATCACTGAGAAGTTGTAGCCACTCAGCATAAATTTGGGGTCATTGTCATTGCAGTCCAGCACATTGACGAGGACAGTGGCTGTGCCCTGGAGGCTGGGGCTGCCCCGGTCAGCTGCCACCACCTTCAACTCGTAGCTGTCCCGCTGCTCGCGATCCAGGGATGTCTTCACCCGGATCTCTCCCGTCTCGGGTGAGATGGTGAAGAGGCCCTTGGCGGCTGGGTCGGGCTCCAGAGAGTAAACCAGCTCGGCATTGGAGCCGGAGTCAGCATCACTGGCGGTGACCTCCGCGACCACTTCTCCAGGCTTGTTGTTTTCTGAGAAGGCCACCTCAGTGACGCTCTGAGTGAAGACAGGCGCGTTGTCGTTGACGTCCACCACCTGCACCTTGAGGGAGTTGGTGCTAGAGAGCGGGGGGTTGCCGGAGTCCACAGCCACAATCTCGATGGTGTAGTCTTTGACCTTCTCGTAGTCAAGCGGGGTAGTGGTCTGCAGGAAATACTTCTTCTTGCTGTCGCTGCCCGTCTCACTAGCCTGGCGTAGCTGGAAGGGCACATCACCTGCCACCACACAGGTGACTGCTGCATTCTCTCCCTCGTCTCGATCAGATACCTGCACCAGGGCCACAGCCGTCTCCTCCGCTACGTCCTCTGAGATGTTAGCCATCCCATCTTGATGAGTCACCAGCCCTATGCCCCGGATCTCAATGGTGGGGGCATTGTCATTCATGTCCTTCACGGTCACAACCACCTGGGCACGAGCACTCTTGGGGTTGGCACCTCGGTCCTTGGCAAGCACCGAGAAGCGCAGGGTGCTTAGGTCCTCACGGTCCACCGGGCCCTGGACAGTGATAAGTCCAGTGTTCCTGTCCAGTCGCAGAAGGCGCCTCACAACTTCGGGCGCCTGATGGAACGTGTAGTCGATCTCTGCATTGGCACCTTGGTCCGAGTCATTGGCCTTCACCTATagggcaagagagaaaaataagaacagggATGGGTTAGACCAAAGATAGCAAATTAAGGGGCATGTGTACTGCCAATGTTTTTTCCAACAAGCATGGTAGACACAACTAATCCAATATGGAACCCTTCCCAAAAGCCCCACAAGTACTGCCCTTTCCCAATTCCAGCACTCTGGCAGACATCAATAACCTATTTTCCTGAACAGCCCAGATGCAGCCTGCAAATCCTCAACAGTGCTACAGGCAACCACTAGAGATGGGACGGGCAGAATTAAACTCTACCTGTCCTTTCTGCACAAATGCACACGGATATGGTGAGAGGACAAGGATCCAACTAGCACCTGGGGAAGCCCTTTCATCCAGCTGAACTTGCCTCTAACCCTTCTGAAGGATGGAAAGGTGCGAGTGGCAGCGATGGTGTGTATACACATTTGTATGTGTACAATATGCACGCATGCACATACGTAAGTGTATAACTGCGTGAGACTGTGTGATTACATGAGAAAGTGTGTTTGCGCGCGCATACGTGAGGAAAGACCCACATGCCCACCTGGAGGCCGCAGGTGAGGGGATTTCTTTTGAAAGCAGCCAGGTAGGGATGTGGGTCAGAGGGAGTCTGCCAGGCCCGGCCCAGCCACTGCTCTGTCAAACCGGGGAAACCTGTTTCCGCAGCTCCTTCTCCTCCTGGCTGGCGCTGGCGAGCCACCAATGTGAGGAATCCGGCCTGAGCCTGCggccaggagggaggggctggtgCAGGCCACAGAGCCTGCTGGCAGCAGGCTGGGCTCCCAGCACCAAACAATGAACTGTCTGTCCCTTTGCAGTGGGCACGCCCTCCCACGCCAACTCCAACGCGCACTCGCCCGACTCTGTGCAAACATGGCGGTGATGGGGCGACAGGAACCAGGTGGGAATGGCCATGAGGTCCcaccagagagggagagacatgAGGACTAGAGCTGGGTCCCAGCCAGGCAGAATGCGATGGCtgtggggggagagaggagaataGGCATAACTTGGCAGAGTTGCTggggagaaaaacagaagagtcctgggttcaaatcccagttctaccGCTTCCCAAAGTAACTGTATGACTGGCCCTGGGCCAATTATTTAACCTCCCGAGCCTTAGTCTACAAacgtgtaaaatggggataataatagacTCTATTTCACAGGCTTGTGAATTGAGAATTAAATGGGatgatacatgaaaaaatgcctaATGCTGTCAAGCATACGGAAAGTGCTCCTTAAATaacattaatttctctttttgtccatctatccatcttgcctcctacctgcccatctcTAAAAAATCGGTGCTAACACAATGCTGGGCACTGCACCTAGTGGGGCCTCAAGCAACTGTGAgtcctctgtccttccccttGGGAAGGGGAGCCCCAACTCTACTCGCCAGGGCTTTTTCTACAGAGGAGACTAGGGGACGGGGGTCCCCTAGCAACTCTACTCACATCTGTGAGTGCCAAACTCAACAGCTTCTCCTCCAGCCAGCCTGACTGTCCACAACTTTGCGGTGAGGATCCCACTACCTCCCTGTCTCCAGACTGGTCACCCAGCTTCTTATCTGACTCTTGCATCTCACCTCCCTGTCTATGACTCTATGACTCTTGGCTTCTGTCTGTCCCCTGGCCTCGCTTAGTTGTGATTCTTCCTCTTTCCCACGGCCTGTTCTCTCCCATCCTCTCTTTTCAACTCTGTCAACCTCTCAGCCTACTCTCTGCCCGACTCTCCGCTTTCCCTCCCTGGGGGTGGTGAAGCTGATAGACACAGAGGCCCTGAAGCCAAGCTATTGGATGTAGCGAAGGTGGGCTCTGAACCCATATTTCCTAATCTCTATGggctcagtttcccatctgtaaaatggggataatgctTACCTTATACTATAGGGGTTAAATGACACAATACACACAGTGCATTTAGAGCAGTGCCTGGTACCTAGGCTATTATTACTTGTCATCCCCGACTGTctgtctcccttttctttctcactctgtctTTTCCAGGTTCCAGTCCACCAGCCGAAAAtaccagctaaaaaaaaaagctgaaactcccacccagcccccactGTGGCTTAAGGCTCTAGGATGAAGGGCTCCCCAGGGGCTTCCCGGGATGGGTAACGGTGTCCAGGGCAGGGTGAGCCTTTCTTAGCTCCCTCACATCAAAGACAGAGGCAGCTTCAGCAcatggggaaggagaaaggagctgGGGCTGGCAGGAGGCCAGGGGCGAGATGACAGCGGGAGATACACCCACCTGTCTGCCAGGACGCTTTCTTTGctccctcccaggccccagccccaccaaGCTGTCCAGCCCCTGGGGCAGTTCCCATGGAGAGGGGTGCTGAGAACTTCAACAGAGGCAACTGACCCCCCACTGTGCCAAGCACCCCACACCCATGGGCGCCCCATACCTAGCTAGGGGTAGCGGCAGGTGCACAGACACCCCACCCAACACAGTTTTTCAGAACTGTGAGGACCCATCTGGTTAAAACGATCTCATTTGACTTTGCCAGGGAGGGGCAAAGGGAGGCTGTGTCCTCCAGCTTCAGGAAAACCTCATCTGGCTATAGGGAAACCGACCCTGGCTGGTAAGACATTCTGAGCTCAGGAGAGATTTTACCTGGATAAAAGGTGATTCCTTTGTTCCAACTCAGCTCATCTGTCTCGGGAATGAGGATCTCGTTTGACTAGGGAGGAAGTTTCACTTCTCAGAGTTTCCCCAATTTGAGTCTGCCTTGGGGGTCGGGGGATGACTGTTCATATGCTATGTCACTGTCACCTAAGCAGCTCGATAAAGGAAAGTAATATCACCTATAGAGGAAAGTCTCTCCTgactggggctggggagaaggggtCTCCCAAAGTATTCTGGCAGTTTCCCCCCTAAGTGAAGGACATGCTCACCTAGCTGGGGGCAGGCTCTCATTTCTAAAGGCTGGTCTAACAGTTAGATGGAGGGGGCTTCTCACCTGGATAACCGAGTGTCCTATAGGGCTATTTTCCGAGAGTTCAGCCTCATAGGAGGGCCGCTCGAACTTGGGGGCGTTGTCATTGGTGTCAAGCACGGTGACACGCAGTAGGGCACTGCTGGCGCGTGGGGGGCTGCCACCATCCTGCACCTTGATGGTAAGATCATAGGAGTCCCAGCGCTCGCGGTCCAGGTTGCCCATCACGATCAGCTGTGGCTGCTTTTCCTCCTGGTCCTCTGCCACCTGCAGCCCAAATAGCTCCTGGGCCTCAGGCCCGGCCTGCAGGTCATAGGACGCCACGCCGTTGGGACCAGCGTCCCGGTCCGAAGCCAGCGGGATGGGGAAGAGTGAGCCGATGTTGGTGTTCTCAGGGATGGCCAGGGTGATGACTGGTGAGGCGAAATTGGGCGTGTTGTCATTGATGTCCTGTACTTCTATCTGGCCCTCTAGCAGCCGGGGGCTGCCATTCTGCACGAGGTCCGTGATAGACACCTCGAACTCCAGGATGCAGGGCTCACCAGGGAGCTGGTTCTGGCATTCACGGAGCCCCTCGCGGTCGATGGAAGTCTCAGTGGTGAAAATGTCACCCGTCTTGCCATCCACTCGAAGGTACGGGGCACCTACCTCTAGTTTGTACAGGTGGCCCACGTCTGGAAAACCATAGTCAGCTGCGAGGCTCCCAATGAGGGTGTTGGGGGGCTGTTCCTCCGGCACCTTGTACACTACCCGAGTGGCGTGGCCTGGGGACGGAGCCAGCAGGAGCAGCAGTGCCAGCAGCAAGGGGGGCAACAGCAATCGTTGTCCcccggggccggggctgggcctcTGGGGCCCCATCCCGGCAGGCCCCAGGATCAGGAGGGCTGCAAGGGGAAGAGGCAAAACAGAGGCTGTCAGCTGGGCAGAGGAACCTGGCCGCAGGGGGTGCCCAGAGCCAGCCCCCTACTCTCCCTCTCACACTTACACACTACTCTCTACAAGGCGAGTCAGCCCCAGCACAGAACCCCGAttccagagcccagagcccaacACTCTGAGTCTCAGCCGCGGAGAGGTGTAGCAGCTGTGTCTGCCCCAGCTGGAGCAGCCGGTAAGAGGCCCAGCAGGTCTAGAGCAGCTCCCGCCCATGGAACGCCCTTACCTACCTGACGCTCTtgggcccgcccgcccgcccgccgccctccttctttcttttcctccctgctctctgctccaTGCTCTGTGCTTTGCCCCACACCTCCTTCTCACCAGCATCCTGCCTTAGTCACCCATGGTAATTACCCTGATACTGAGATAGGGAGAGAGAGCAAGTGCAAGAGTGAGGCCTCCAGCACCCCCCAAgtggagcacccctccccccacgcgTGGTAGGAAAGAGACACAGGTACCCCCTTACATGCCCCACACCCTGGGACCATGACTGCATTCAGGTTGGCCGCAGGGAGAGGGGAAGACGCTTCATTTCTCTCCATTCTCAGATGCCAAGCCAGCATGTGTGTGTAAGGGGTGACATCTCAAATCCCCTTTCTCTAGCAATCATCACCCCAATGTTCTCCACCCCCATAAAAGGCCAGCTTGAGTTGGGCAAGGCTGTGAAAATGGTTAGGGTTGAGAAATGGGTTTTGGCCCTCCCGACTTCCCCTCCATGAGCGTGCCCCAgagcacatgtgcacatgcacagcATAGTTCCCAGGGCTCCTCTCCTCTCACTCCTGCTTCCACGGCAGGTGTGGAGAAGAAGCGAGTAGGGGTCAAGATCGGGGTCAGGACTGTGGTCAGGGCTGATTGGCCCTGGATTGGCAGTGGGAGCTGCCCTGGCCTGTCCTTAGCAACTGGGAGCCCAGCAGGTCTAACTGGGACAGAGCTGCCGATGACACCACCAGCCTTTCCCTGCCCActacccccacctccaccctttcACACACCCTCTGTCTCTAGATGAACATCTGGCTCTTATTTGGTTTCTATCCCCACATATTATCCAGCCCTccacacctggcccctccccctccctaaCTGGTTCAGTCCTACCTCacacctgcctctccctgcccactCCCAAATCCTTCCGGTTAGAGCTCCGCATGCCCTAGCCAACCGCCAACCACAGCCTGCACCCCCATCACCACAATAACCCCCTTCTTCCACCCATCTCCCCTGGCGTTGGGGCTGTGCATTTGCAGATTCCAGCCGTACCTGCTACCGTACCAGGCTTGACCGCCCTCCTCCTCTAGAACAAAACCATGGCCAGCCTCTCCTCCATTCACACACAGTCTCTGGCCTAGCATTTTTTGCAGAGGGCTCTGGTCAGTCTCTTTTCCCCACTTCCCCACTTAGTACACCTGGAAtacccagcccaggccctgccgccCACCGCATCCATCCCACTAAGGCAGGCTCTGgcccccaggaagccttcccaggcCTCTTCAACCCACGGtgacctctccttcctccagctcACAGCCACGTATTGTCTGCTCCAATCCCGAGGCGATGAATCACTGGGCTGCCTGGGACACCGCCCACCCGTG
This window of the Microcebus murinus isolate Inina chromosome 21, M.murinus_Inina_mat1.0, whole genome shotgun sequence genome carries:
- the PCDH1 gene encoding protocadherin-1 isoform X2 produces the protein MDNRAGGRRCPEAALLILGPAGMGPQRPSPGPGGQRLLLPPLLLALLLLLAPSPGHATRVVYKVPEEQPPNTLIGSLAADYGFPDVGHLYKLEVGAPYLRVDGKTGDIFTTETSIDREGLRECQNQLPGEPCILEFEVSITDLVQNGSPRLLEGQIEVQDINDNTPNFASPVITLAIPENTNIGSLFPIPLASDRDAGPNGVASYDLQAGPEAQELFGLQVAEDQEEKQPQLIVMGNLDRERWDSYDLTIKVQDGGSPPRASSALLRVTVLDTNDNAPKFERPSYEAELSENSPIGHSVIQVKANDSDQGANAEIDYTFHQAPEVVRRLLRLDRNTGLITVQGPVDREDLSTLRFSVLAKDRGANPKSARAQVVVTVKDMNDNAPTIEIRGIGLVTHQDGMANISEDVAEETAVALVQVSDRDEGENAAVTCVVAGDVPFQLRQASETGSDSKKKYFLQTTTPLDYEKVKDYTIEIVAVDSGNPPLSSTNSLKVQVVDVNDNAPVFTQSVTEVAFSENNKPGEVVAEVTASDADSGSNAELVYSLEPDPAAKGLFTISPETGEIRVKTSLDREQRDSYELKVVAADRGSPSLQGTATVLVNVLDCNDNDPKFMLSGYNFSVMENMPALSPVGMVTVIDGDKGENARVQLSVEQDNGDFVIQNGTGTILSSLSFDREHQSTYTFQLKAVDGGVPPRSAYVGVTINVLDENDNAPFITAPSNTSHRLLTPQTRLGETVSQVTAEDFDSGVNAELTYSITGGNPYGLFQIGSHSGAITLEKEIERRHHGLHRLVVKVSDRGKPPRYGTALVHLYVNETLANRTLLETLLGHSLDTPLDIDIAGDPEYERSKQRGNILFGVVAGVVAVALLIALAVLVRYCRQREAKSGYQAGKKETKDLYAPKPSGKASKGNKSKGKKSKSPKPVKPVEDEDEAGLQKSLKFNLMSDAPGDSPRIHLPLNYPPGSPDLGRHYRSNSPLPSIQLQPQSPSASKKHQVVQDLPPANTFVGTGDTTSTGSEQYSDYSYRTNPPKYPSKQLPHRRVTFSATSQAQELQDPSQHSYYDSGLEESETPSSKSSSGPRLGPLALPEDHYERTTPDGSIGEMEHPENEPAGRSRP
- the PCDH1 gene encoding protocadherin-1 isoform X1, whose translation is MDNRAGGRRCPEAALLILGPAGMGPQRPSPGPGGQRLLLPPLLLALLLLLAPSPGHATRVVYKVPEEQPPNTLIGSLAADYGFPDVGHLYKLEVGAPYLRVDGKTGDIFTTETSIDREGLRECQNQLPGEPCILEFEVSITDLVQNGSPRLLEGQIEVQDINDNTPNFASPVITLAIPENTNIGSLFPIPLASDRDAGPNGVASYDLQAGPEAQELFGLQVAEDQEEKQPQLIVMGNLDRERWDSYDLTIKVQDGGSPPRASSALLRVTVLDTNDNAPKFERPSYEAELSENSPIGHSVIQVKANDSDQGANAEIDYTFHQAPEVVRRLLRLDRNTGLITVQGPVDREDLSTLRFSVLAKDRGANPKSARAQVVVTVKDMNDNAPTIEIRGIGLVTHQDGMANISEDVAEETAVALVQVSDRDEGENAAVTCVVAGDVPFQLRQASETGSDSKKKYFLQTTTPLDYEKVKDYTIEIVAVDSGNPPLSSTNSLKVQVVDVNDNAPVFTQSVTEVAFSENNKPGEVVAEVTASDADSGSNAELVYSLEPDPAAKGLFTISPETGEIRVKTSLDREQRDSYELKVVAADRGSPSLQGTATVLVNVLDCNDNDPKFMLSGYNFSVMENMPALSPVGMVTVIDGDKGENARVQLSVEQDNGDFVIQNGTGTILSSLSFDREHQSTYTFQLKAVDGGVPPRSAYVGVTINVLDENDNAPFITAPSNTSHRLLTPQTRLGETVSQVTAEDFDSGVNAELTYSITGGNPYGLFQIGSHSGAITLEKEIERRHHGLHRLVVKVSDRGKPPRYGTALVHLYVNETLANRTLLETLLGHSLDTPLDIDIAGDPEYERSKQRGNILFGVVAGVVAVALLIALAVLVRYCRQREAKSGYQAGKKETKDLYAPKPSGKASKGNKSKGKKSKSPKPVKPVEDEDEAGLQKSLKFNLMSDAPGDSPRIHLPLNYPPGSPDLGRHYRSNSPLPSIQLQPQSPSASKKHQVVQDLPPANTFVGTGDTTSTGSEQYSDYSYRTNPPKYPSKQLPHRRVTFSATSQAQELQDPSQHSYYDSGLEESETPSSKSSSGPRLGPLALPEDHYERTTPDGSIGEMEHPENDLRPLPDVAMTGTCTRECSEFGHSDTCWMPGQSSPSRRTKNSALKLSTFVPYQDRGGQEPAGAGSPSPPEDRNTKTAPVRLLPSYSAFSHSSHDSCKDSATLEEIPLTQTSDFPPAATPASAQTAKREIYL